The Elusimicrobiaceae bacterium sequence CGAAATCGCGGTAATACCCGCGGGAACGACCGCAGATTTGGCACCGGTTATGGTAGCGTACTGCGAACTTTTGGTCCTTGGCCATTTTTGCAACCCATGCTTTCGTAGCCATATATTCTGCTCCTTATTTGGCCGACTTTTTAAACGGCATACCCATATATTGCATCAGCAAGTTGCCGTCTTGGTCGTTCTTGGCGCTGGTAACAAACGTAATGTTCATACCATAGGCTTTGGGCGATTTTTCCACATCAATTTCAGGGAAAATATAATGTTCTTTAATGCCCAAGTTCAAATTGCCGCGGCCGTCAAAAGACGGATTAAAACCCTGAAAGTCGCGAATGCGCGGGCAGGCAATATTGATGAAGCGTTCCATAAATTCATACATGCGAGCCCCACGCAGGGTAACACGTACGCCGATAGGCATACCTTCACGCAGTTTGAAGTTGGAAATAGATTTTTTAGCGCGGCGCACTTGGCTGGCTTGACCGGCAATAGCCGTCAAATCATCCTTAGCGATATCAAGCGCTTTAATATCTTCTCTGGCTTCTTTTACACCGATATTGATGACAATCTTTTCCAATTTAGGCGCGGCCATCGGGCTTTTAACACCCATGTCTTTCAGCAAGGCCGGCAGTACTTTCTCTTTGTAGAGTTTCTGCAGGGTCGGCTGATAGTCGGACGCGGTCTTGGTTGTTTTTTTCGTTTCTTTAGTCATGTTATGTACCTAGATTAAATAAGCGTCTCGTTGCATTTGCGGCAGACACGCACTTTTTCGCCGTTGTCCAAAATTTTGATTTTGGGGGTCATGGCTTTTTTGCATTTGCCACAAACGACGGCGACATTGGAAGCATCTAACGGCGCTTCCATCTTTTGAATGCCGCCCTGTTTGTTTTGAGAAGGTTTCACGTGTTTGGAAATCATATTGATACCCACTACCGTCACCGTATTTTTAGACGGATTGACGGATTTCACTTCACCTTTCTTACCTTTGTCTTTGCCCGCAATAACGAGCACGGTATCTTTTTTCTTGATTTGCATATTAGACTACCTCCGGTGCCAGCGAGATGATTTTCAAGAAGTTCTTTTCGCGAAGTTCTCTCGCAATCGGCCCGAACACACGTGTACCTTTGGGTTCGCCATTGTCGTTAATGATGCAAACAGCGTTGTCATCAAAACGAATATAGGAACCGTCTTTGCGTCTTTTTTCACGGGCTACGCGCACTACTACGGCACGTACCACGTCGCCTTTCTTAATGGCGGAAGTAGGGATCGCATCCCGAACGGAGCACATCACGACGTCTCCCAGAGTTGCGATATCCCGATGGTGGCCGCCGCGCACCTTAAAGCATTGCACTTTGCGGGCGCCGGAATTGTCAGCCACGTTGACGATGCTTCTAATTTGAATCATACATTAACTCCGTATTTTGCTAACAAATACTAGGCCTGGGCTTTTTCCACAATTTTGGAAATACGCCACTTGGTCGTTTTCGAGAGCGGACGGCAGCTCATGATTTCCACTTTGTCGCCGATTTTGGTTTCATTGGCTTCATCGTGAGCATGATATTTGGTCGCTCTTTTCAAAGTTTTGCTATACAGACCGTGACGAACTAAGCGTTCCACTTTGACGACGCGGGTCTTGTTCATCTTGTCTGATACCACTTCACCGGTGAGTACCTTTCTCAAACCGCGGGTTTCATTCTTTTCCATATAAACCTCTTATTTCTCTTCTTTCTGGTTAATCAGCGTTTGCAGAAGAGCAATCTCGCGTCTGACCGCCCGGATTTCTAACGGGTTAGAAAGCGGGGTGGTGCTATGTTTGAAAAGAAGGTTAAATTTCTTTTCTTGCGCCTTGGCCAACGCTTCTTTGAGCTCGGCCACGGTTTTATTTTTCAAAGCTTCTTTTTCTTTGGTCTTCATACTATCTTCTCGCTACCAATTTGGTCTTAATCGGGAGCTTGTCAGAAGCCAGGCGCATAGCACGTTGTGTATCTTCCAACGTAGCACCTTCCAATTCAAACAAGATGGTTCCCGGTTTTACGACGGCCACCCAATGGTCCGGAGCACCTTTACCTTTACCCATACGGGTTTCGGCAGGGTGTTTGGTGATGGCCTTATCGGGGAAAACGCGAATCCAGAGTTTACCTTTTTTCTTGATAAAACGGGACAGCGTAATACGGGCCGCTTCAATTTGACGCGCGGTAATCCATTTCGGTTCCAAGGCCTTTAAGCCGAATTCACCGAATACCACGGTAGCACCGCGGGTTGCGTTACCCTTAATGCGGGGCGCGCTATGCGGTTTGCGATATTTTACTCTTTTAGGCATCAACATAAGTAAATTCCTCTATTTGGTCTCCACCGCGGCTTCTACGACGCCGGCGTCAACATTTCCCTCTAACATATCACGATGTTGTTTTTTGAGTTCGTTCATGATTTCTTTGGGAGATTTGGCAAAATGCGTCCGTTTGAAAATCCAAACTTTGATGCCGATTTTGCCGC is a genomic window containing:
- the rplN gene encoding 50S ribosomal protein L14, giving the protein MIQIRSIVNVADNSGARKVQCFKVRGGHHRDIATLGDVVMCSVRDAIPTSAIKKGDVVRAVVVRVAREKRRKDGSYIRFDDNAVCIINDNGEPKGTRVFGPIARELREKNFLKIISLAPEVV
- the rplP gene encoding 50S ribosomal protein L16, which produces MLMPKRVKYRKPHSAPRIKGNATRGATVVFGEFGLKALEPKWITARQIEAARITLSRFIKKKGKLWIRVFPDKAITKHPAETRMGKGKGAPDHWVAVVKPGTILFELEGATLEDTQRAMRLASDKLPIKTKLVARR
- the rplX gene encoding 50S ribosomal protein L24 — translated: MQIKKKDTVLVIAGKDKGKKGEVKSVNPSKNTVTVVGINMISKHVKPSQNKQGGIQKMEAPLDASNVAVVCGKCKKAMTPKIKILDNGEKVRVCRKCNETLI
- the rplE gene encoding 50S ribosomal protein L5: MTKETKKTTKTASDYQPTLQKLYKEKVLPALLKDMGVKSPMAAPKLEKIVINIGVKEAREDIKALDIAKDDLTAIAGQASQVRRAKKSISNFKLREGMPIGVRVTLRGARMYEFMERFINIACPRIRDFQGFNPSFDGRGNLNLGIKEHYIFPEIDVEKSPKAYGMNITFVTSAKNDQDGNLLMQYMGMPFKKSAK
- a CDS encoding type Z 30S ribosomal protein S14, with the protein product MATKAWVAKMAKDQKFAVRYHNRCQICGRSRGYYRDFGLCRICLRKMAHQGLIPGLKKSSW
- the rpmC gene encoding 50S ribosomal protein L29: MKTKEKEALKNKTVAELKEALAKAQEKKFNLLFKHSTTPLSNPLEIRAVRREIALLQTLINQKEEK
- the rpsQ gene encoding 30S ribosomal protein S17 — protein: MEKNETRGLRKVLTGEVVSDKMNKTRVVKVERLVRHGLYSKTLKRATKYHAHDEANETKIGDKVEIMSCRPLSKTTKWRISKIVEKAQA